One Triplophysa rosa linkage group LG9, Trosa_1v2, whole genome shotgun sequence genomic window carries:
- the fgf8a gene encoding fibroblast growth factor 8, translating to MRLFPSRLSYLLLHLFAFCYYAQVTIQSPPNFTQHVSEQSKVTDRVSRRLIRTYQLYSRTSGKHVQVLPNKKINAMAEDGDVHAKLIVETDTFGSRVRIKGAETGFYVCMNRRGKLIGKNNGHGKDCIFTEIVLENNYTALQNVKYEGWYMAFTRKGRPRKGSKTRQHQREVHFMKRLPRGHQIAEHRPFDFINYPFNRRTKRTRYSGER from the exons ATGAGGCTCTTTCCATCGCGATTGAGCTATCT ATTACTTCACCTCTTTGCGTTTTGCTACTATGCTCAG GTAACCATTCAGTCCCCGCCTAATTTTACACAGCATGTGAGTGAGCAAAGTAAGGTGACGGACCGGGTCAGCCGTAGACTCATCCGGACCTACCAGCTTTACAGTCGAACCAGCGGCAAGCATGTGCAAGTTCTGCCTAACAAGAAAATCAACGCCATGGCCGAAGATGGCGACGTTCACG ccaaGCTCATAGTGGAGACTGACACATTTGGGAGTCGGGTACGAATTAAAGGAGCGGAAACGGGCTTCTACGTTTGCATGAACAGGAGGGGGAAGCTGATTGGCAAG AATAACGGTCATGGGAAAGACTGCATTTTCACAGAGATAGTACTGGAGAATAACTACACAGCTCTACAGAATGTGAAGTATGAAGGCTGGTACATGGCATTTACACGCAAAGGCAGACCCCGCAAGGGCTCCAAAACCAGGCAACATCAACGGGAAGTCCacttcatgaagaggctgcccAGGGGACATCAAATCGCAGAGCACAGACCCTTTGATTTCATCAACTACCCTTTCAACAGACGGACTAAACGCACCCGCTACTCTGGAGAGCGTTGA